From a region of the Corvus cornix cornix isolate S_Up_H32 chromosome 2, ASM73873v5, whole genome shotgun sequence genome:
- the LOC104689364 gene encoding patched domain-containing protein 3, whose product MAGPRDPAERCSCRNTNCVERPLRRLFEGLASGVAACPWPFVLVPLLLSGGLGAGFLFLPQRQANDIEGQFTPTWGPAKDERDFVRRYFPPDDSERFSAPRLPTEGAYASLIAVATNGTSVLDAAAWAEVLRLNATVHDAEYERLCARTAGGCASPNPLLSRWGDAGPPAPGSLRFPVNDSVFLGAALGGVETDDGRVRRARALKLMYYLREDGPEAQDSRRWLESFLQNISSRVAELRLGSIQVTYFTSLSRQQEFEGNTKSVIPLFSITYFLTITFAVISCLRLSCIRNNIWLASCGVLSSGLAVLSSFGLMLFCGVPFVVTVANAPFLILGVGVDDMFIMIASWEQSSRKKEKSSVKSLLAETYAEAALSVTITTLTDVLAFFIGTWTAFPSVRSFCLYTGTAFVFCYVYTMTFFGAVLVLNHKREQENRHWLTCMRVGVGEDQAENSCLYNACCIGSCSRQPSQPEGEHPMSIFFKKYYGPFITNKWIKLLVVLLYGAYLGGSVYGCTQIREGIDLRNLANDDSYVIPYYDDDEKYFSTYGPRVMVVITESVDYWNETVRLGIESCAQNLENISYVDKNLSESWLRVYTELAKRGLVNINSKTDFFNNLPVLFKFRPSFEWDINKTQDAIEASRFFIQTVNVTSAVDEKNLLNQLREAAEQCSIPLKVYHPAFIYYDQYLVIVQNTVQNVAVAAGAMLVVSLLLIPNPLCCLWVTFAIASVIVGVAGFMTFWNVNLDSISMINLVICIGFSVDFSAHISYAFVASGESSANKRAIEALSLLGYPVLQGAVSTILGVVVLAAANTYIFRTFFKIMFLVILFGALHGLVFIPVFLTFFGNFGRSPNSKSKNLELEKL is encoded by the exons ATGGCGGGGCCGCGGGACCCCGCGGAGCGCTGCTCCTGCCGCAACACCAACTGCGTGGAGCGGCCGCTGCGCCGGCTCTTCGAAGGGCTGGCGAGCGGCGTGGCCGCCTGCCCCTGGCCCTTCGTGCTGGTGCCGCTGCTGCTGTCGGGCGGGCTGGGCGCCGGCTTCCTCTTCCTGCCGCAGCGGCAGGCGAACGACATCGAGGGGCAGTTCACACCGACGTGGGGGCCCGCCAAGGACGAGCGCGACTTCGTGCGGCGGTACTTCCCCCCCGACGACTCGGAGCGCTTCTCCGCCCCGCGGCTGCCCACCGAGGGCGCCTACGCCTCCCTCATCGCCGTGGCGACGAACGGGACCTCGGTCCTGGACGCGGCGGCGTGGGCAGAGGTGCTGCGGCTGAACGCGACCGTGCACGACGCCGAGTACGAGCGGCTCTGCGCCCGCACCGCCGGCGGCTGCGCCAGCCCCAACCCGCTGCTGTCGCGGTGGGGCGATGCGGGACCGCCCGCCCCGGGGAGCCTCCGCTTCCCCGTCAATGACAGCGTCTTCCTGGGGGCCGCGCTGGGCGGCGTGGAGACGGACGACGGGCGGGTGCGGAGGGCGCGGGCCCTGAAGCTGATGTATTACCTGCGGGAGGACGGCCCCGAGGCGCAGGACAGCCGGCGGTGGCTGGAGAGCTTCCTGCAGAACATCTCGTCCAGAGTGGCGGAGTTGCGCCTCGGCTCCATTCAG GTGACCTACTTTACCTCGCTGTCCAGACAACAGGAGTTTGAAGGAAATACCAAGAGTGTGATCCCACTCTTCTCCATAACATATTTCCTGACAATAACCTTTGCAGTCATCTCTTGCCTAAG actgAGCTGTATAAGAAATAATATCTGGCTTGCAAGCTGTGGAGTGCTTTCTTCCGGCTTAGCTGTATTGAGCAGCTTTGGACTGATGCTCTTCTGTGGAGTTCCGTTTGTGGTCACTGTGGCTAATGCACCATTCCTGATTCTGG GGGTTGGCGTTGATGACATGTTCATCATGATTGCTTCCTGGGAACAAagttcaaggaaaaaagagaaatccagtGTTAAGTCTCTGCTGGCCGAGACTTATGCAGAAGCAGCACTTTCTGTGACCATCACCACTCTCACGGATGTTTTGGCCTTCTTCATTGGCACCTGGACGGCTTTTCCATCCGTGAGGTCTTTTTGCCTCTATACGGGCACAGCTTTTGTCTTCTGCTATGTATATACCATGACCTTCTTTGGGGCTGTTCTGGTATTAAATCACAAAAGGGAGCAAGAGAACCGCCACTGGCTGACTTGTATGCGTGTGGGAGTAGGTGAAGATCAGGCTGAGAACTCCTGCTTGTACAATGCTTGCTGTATTGGCAGCTGTTCCAGGCAGCCATCTCAGCCAGAAGGTGAGCATCCAATGAGcatattctttaaaaagtattatGGCCcttttattacaaataaatgGATCAAGCTGCTCGTGGTGTTGCTGTACGGAGCATACTTGGGTGGCAGTGTTTATGGGTGTACTCAGATCAGGGAAGGCATCGATCTCCGGAATCTGGCAAATGATGACTCCTACGTTATTCCATACTATGATGATGATGAGAAATACTTCTCGACATACGGACCCAGGGTCATGGTTGTCATTACTGAGAGCGTAGATTACTGGAATGAGACGGTGCGTCTTGGCATTGAGAGCTGTGCACAGAATTTAGAGAACATTTCCTATGTAGATAAGAACCTCTCAGAGTCATGGCTGAGGGTATACACAGAACTTGCCAAAAGGGGGTTGGTAAATATAAACAGTAAGACTGACTTCTTTAATAACTTACCTGTACTGTTCAAATTTCGTCCCAGTTTTGAGTGGGACATAAACAAGACTCAGGATGCAATAGAAGCTTCACGTTTCTTCATCCAGACAGTGAACGTGACGTCAGCCGTTGATGAGAAGAATCTCCTCAATCAGTTAAGAGAGGCAGCCGAGCAGTGCAGCATTCCACTGAAGGTGTATCACCCAGCGTTCATCTACTACGACCAGTACCTGGTGATAGTGCAGAACACTGTTCAGAACGTTGCCGTGGCTGCCGGGGCGATGCTCGTTGTCTCCCTTCTGCTCATTCCTAACCCATTGTGCTGCTTGTGGGTGACTTTTGCTATAGCCTCTGTTATAGTTGGCGTTGCTGGTTTCATGACGTTCTGGAACGTCAATCTCGATTCCATATCCATGATCAACCTGGTTATTTGCATAGGGTTTTCCGTAGATTTTTCTGCTCATATTTCCTATGCCTTTGTTGCGAGTGGAGAGTCATCAGCCAATAAAAGGGCAATTGAAGCTCTGTCCCTGCTAGGTTACCCAGTACTTCAAGGTGCAGTTTCTACAATACTAGGAGTAGTtgtcctggctgcagcaaaCACCTACATCTTTAGGACATTCTTCAAGATCATGTTCCTTGTTATTTTGTTTGGGGCTCTTCATGGTCTTGTTTTTATTCCagtgtttttaacattttttggAAACTTTGGCAGATCACCCAATAGCAAATCTAAAAACCTAGAGCTTGAGAAATTATAA